The DNA region TGTCCCCTCAGCTGACTGCTAAGCAGGGCTCATTTATGCACACGCGCCGGCGTCCTCCAGGGCGTCTAATCTACTTTAACTATCCTCAAATCCACAGAGATCCAATTACAAAGATAGaggaatatttgtttttctctgtgcatCGTAAAAGACTAATTAAATTTTCATGTAAAGATGTAATTATTTGATACAACACAAAAGTCTCTTCATTCTCATAATTGGGAGTTAATTTGTTGTAATGGGCGATCCGGCGACTCTTCCTGCAGGTTCTGGGTTCATGTGTCACGACACGACATATTTTattcacctttgaccctttggCCGGAGTCATTCTGTCCCAGAATGCACTGGGCAGCAAATGCAGTCAAAGAGGTAAGAGGTAGCACCGGTCCCCACCTGTTCGCATCCCCCTCACCTGTGCACAGACAGCAGAACACGTTTGAGTTAGCATCACAAAAGGAGACGGCGTAATTGAATAGAATCATTCTAGAatagagaggaaaggaaaattGAATTTGGTCACAGCGGCAAACGGTCAGAGCAGATCTATTTCCATTGAGGTGTGTTCACACGTGCGAGCGTGGCGTGCAGGAGCGGTTCCCCTGTACTTAGACACAGTCTGGGAACAGCTAATTCAACATTTCATGGCTGTCCGTCCACTTAGTTGAGATATTCAACTGTGAACCAAAAGTGGTGTCAGCCACCAGCCCGGGGGACCTGCTCACATCACTGAATACTTCCGCTGCTGACGTGCTCGTATTTACAATTTCATTCACGCTACACGCTGTCAAACGAAGATGTGTGCGGTCGATGTGAGTCTTTGGTTGGTCTGACGAACACAAATCAATCTTTTCTCTCTTATAGTGTAATAGAATGAGCTTAAACTCCTGTTTCACTATTGGATTGTTGACATTTCAAGCCTGCAAAGCCCCTTTAATATCAGCGATGATCCATTGTTAAAATGCTAGCAAAGCTGTTGTCTTTGGGTGTTAGGTGCGATTAGAATGCAAACAGTTATGTGTAAAGAGGCTTTGGTCCTCTGGTGTCGGGGCCACAGCTGGATGAGGCTGCGTTTTCTTTCGGGGCTCCTCTCCTGGTTCCACCGATCACCTGTTCGCTCTCTCCACGTCGTCTCCTGGGTCTCCTGATGAGACGCATCATGTCGGCGCCACAGCTGCGACGCGCCGGAGGAATCGGTAGAATCATCCCACATGTTCTCTGATCTGGATTGTTTGTGGTGGAAATATCCACCGTTACTGTTTACAACGTGGCCTGTTTATTCGACCCCCCCATCTGCCGAATTTGCAGCCTTTTATTCTCAAAGTGAAACTATATgaagattttacattttataaatgTAACCAAGACAGCAGAGTGTAGAGGGAAAAGGTTGAATAAGGTAGACTGAAATCTTGGTTATTTTAGCCTTAGTTAATATAGAGAGACTATAACAACTTTTGCCCCCCAAAATAAAGAACTACTGAGACTAATATCTAAGATATGACACACCTTTATTAATCATGGTCTGATTCCATAACCTTCTGGAGGCATTGCAATATACTTCCCTGAGGCGGCCCCTTCAGAGAGGTGCCATCATCCAAAAACTGAATCAGACCAGCAGCGACATGCCCCTGAAGATGCACGCTCAAGGTGCTCATCGGCGAGGGAGCTGCAGATTCCTGAGTTCCTGAGTTCCTGAGATTCCTAAAAGCATACCAGGGAGGGAGGCTAACCTACCTGCCATCTCTTTAACGCCTCCATGCACAGAGCTGTAATCAAACATTTCAGCCCACAGAAAAAGGGAAACTAGTCAACTAAAACTACTCACTTTGGTATTCAACTAATTATTGTACACACAGTTTAATTAAAAGCTGGGGAATTTAGCTGTTTGCTTAACTGGCAACACCTTTACGCGTCAATGGTGTGTTTGATACAGTCCAAATACCCACAATTTTGGGAGAATTATACGATTAACGGGATTTTCATCTCAGGGAGACTTTAAAATCGGATGATCGTGGACTAAATTCGTCACCAGCCGCAGCGCCAGGTCcttattatttttaaaggcCGATGGCGCCATCTGGCGGTGGGGTCTGTGTTAACGTCACAAAGGGCGTGGCCAAACCGTTGGACGCTATGACCTCATCTGGCCGGAAGCTTACTGGTAACTCCTGGACAGCGAAATGTTTGGGAAAGAAACTGCACGTTTTAATTCCAGGGAATACATAAACTGGTTAAAAGCTTCTTATTGTTTGAAGTTACTCAAGGATGGTCTTCTTCCCTTTATCACGCACCAAATGAAAGGTTTTCACGCGGACCTCCTTAGCCGGAACTGCCGCCTCAAGGAACCTTGCAAGAACTTCTGCAGAACCAGAGGGACCACGGTGAGATCCACGACTACTTTACCTTAACTGTATCCGTTCCAGCTGCATTTAGCCGCGAATTTTCCTGCGCGATGGCAACAACAGCACCTGTCACTACAGGAAAAATTAGTCATTGACCAGGTCCAAAGGTTTATTGACACCAGCACAAATGGAAATTCGCTAAGCATCTACTTTACTACTTAAAGTTTCCGCATGATTTTGGCAGTACATACCTATGAATGCACAACTTAATGTGACAAAGAATAAAATTTGTGCTATCTTCAAAGAACATGGCTACTATTTGCATATAAACCAcgtttttccccccacagaaTCCTTAACTTCAGTTTAATTTTGCACTGAACTGCCTATTTTTTAAATGGCAGgtacctgtttttttttgggtcATCCTTCAGTTTCATATCCGCTGCATTGTTATGCATGTATGCTGCATTTGTAGCTCTGCTCACCATGCTGGACGTGTGAAGAGTGGAAGAAAACAATCCTGCGCCATCACAGACAGAAAAATGTCACCTTGAACTGGGGTAACTGTTCCCCTCCCCAGTGGAGGACAGCCTACTGGGAACTGGCAAAGGTACAAACCAGCACACGTCACCTTACACTTGGCACGAAGAACATTTCTTCTGATGAATAACAACAATCATCCTCCAGAAAACATGCTTGCGTCTGATAAGAGACGCTCCGTCGGTGTTTTTAGGCTTACATGCCACGGGGATATTCGGAAGTGAAGACGGTGGAACAGTGCGACGCCTCAGCGCTCCTCAACCTGATTAATTCCTGCGATTGTTTCCTCTCAGTTGACGTGGATTATGTGAGAgaggtaaatatatatatatatatatatatatatataatatatatatatatatatatatatattatatatatatatatgcaggGTTTCAATAGGTCCGATTCACAGGTGATTCAGCCCCAGTTGTGAAAAAGTTGACATTGTTTGTGTTGGATGACCTGCAGAACTACATTCACACGCAGAAAAACCCCCACCACTGTCACGTGTCTTCCCACTAAACGAGGTGTTACAGTAGGTGTTAAACCAGGTAGCATGACCTGTTTTAGagggtgatttaaaaaaaaaacctgtagctgtgacagcagcagcgtttcCTCACACGTGGTTAGTTCTTCTCAAAACTCGGTGTTTTTGTGCGTTCACGTGTGTCATCACAGGTGGTCCACCACAGGAATAAGCTGATGCATTCTGCCGAGTTCAGCGCGGAGGATGAATGGATGACGCGGTACAGACGCAGCCTGAGGAACCTGGCGCAGCAGTTCAGCCACGTGCCAGAGATGGAAAACGCTGgtcagcagatggagaaggtGAGAGTTTCGGTGTCACTGATGTCGGCTTTAACGCATGTGTTAACCCTAAAATGTGTGGCTTCGGCCATTGGACTTGGGCGTTTAGATGTTTGTTTAATTCCAGGTGCTGAATGCAACGTTTTCGGTGTACGTGACCGATGGAGAACAAAGTGACTCTGCCAGCGAACTGGAGGTCGGCGTTGAGCTCATCAGCCAATGGGAGACGGAGTTCCTGCAGGAGAGGTTGCAGGAAGTGCTGCGCGCTGCTGCCGATGGAGATCGGGATGATTCGGAGACGCAGGTACAGTCGATCGGGAAGTTGCACCGGAGTTCGCCGGAGCAAAATCGGTCCCAGGACGTCCCCCAACTGTGCGTGATGTTCACAGGGCGGCGAGTGCTTGAAGACGCTGGCGAGCTTCCTCCACGCCAACGCAGATCTGTCTCAGACGTTTTCCGCGGAACTCCAGGCCATCAGCTCGATGGAAGCCGAAGGATCCCAAGAAGGAAACGCCACGAAGAAGCTCAGAACCGTTTAGTGCCTCA from Takifugu flavidus isolate HTHZ2018 chromosome 15, ASM371156v2, whole genome shotgun sequence includes:
- the LOC130539057 gene encoding uncharacterized protein CXorf38 homolog isoform X1 — encoded protein: MFGKETARFNSREYINWLKASYCLKLLKDGLLPFITHQMKGFHADLLSRNCRLKEPCKNFCRTRGTTLCSPCWTCEEWKKTILRHHRQKNVTLNWGNCSPPQWRTAYWELAKAYMPRGYSEVKTVEQCDASALLNLINSCDCFLSVDVDYVREVVHHRNKLMHSAEFSAEDEWMTRYRRSLRNLAQQFSHVPEMENAGQQMEKVLNATFSVYVTDGEQSDSASELEVGVELISQWETEFLQERLQEVLRAAADGDRDDSETQGGECLKTLASFLHANADLSQTFSAELQAISSMEAEGSQEGNATKKLRTV
- the LOC130539057 gene encoding uncharacterized protein CXorf38 homolog isoform X2 yields the protein MFGKETARFNSREYINWLKASYCLKLLKDGLLPFITHQMKGFHADLLSRNCRLKEPCKNFCRTRGTTLCSPCWTCEEWKKTILRHHRQKNVTLNWGNCSPPQWRTAYWELAKVVHHRNKLMHSAEFSAEDEWMTRYRRSLRNLAQQFSHVPEMENAGQQMEKVLNATFSVYVTDGEQSDSASELEVGVELISQWETEFLQERLQEVLRAAADGDRDDSETQGGECLKTLASFLHANADLSQTFSAELQAISSMEAEGSQEGNATKKLRTV